Proteins co-encoded in one Plasmodium coatneyi strain Hackeri chromosome 7, complete sequence genomic window:
- a CDS encoding Rer1 family protein: MDETEPTLPDLCKKIINTHNYYIDKTTLYVKTRWFGLLGLFSLYVLRVYYVTGFYVVSYALSIFLLNLFLRFLTPHNIEEIYEQYENENNGLLLPMKQTTQPKNENNPDDKKEFRPFLRKLDEFKFWLYASRAILISIFCTFFPFLDIPVFWPLLLFYFICLFFATMKQQIKNMIKFKYLPFNTATKQTYGSVARGNKISR; encoded by the exons atggacgaaaCAGAGCCAACGCTGCCAgatttgtgtaaaaaaataataaacacACATAATTACTATATTGATAAGACAACACTATATGTAAAAACAAGATGGTTTGGTTTATTGGGGTTATTTAGTTTATATGTTCTTAGGGTATATTACGTGACGGGATTTTACGTAGTGTCATATGCgctatccatttttttactaaacttgtttttgcgttttttaaCCCCACACaatatagaagaaatatatgaacagtatgaaaatgaaaataacgGTTTATTACTCCCCATGAAACAAACGACTCAACcaaaaaatgagaacaaTCCTGATGATAAGAAAGAGTTTAGGCCATTCTTAAGAAAACTGGACGAATTCAAATTCTGGCTCTATGCCAGTAGAGCTATTTTGATATCAATattttgtaccttttttccatttctggACATACCAGTATTTTGGCCCCTATTGCTTTTTTACTTcatatgtttattttttgcaactATGAAGCAAcagataaaaaatatgatcaAGTTTAAGTATTTGCCGTTTAACACAG CTACCAAACAAACGTACGGTTCTGTGGCTCGCGGAAATAAAATCAGCAGATAG
- a CDS encoding protein 1, whose protein sequence is MKGGIYLAAVLYLFNYLGTGHGENAEEDISKSEGKVNFFSLNSNLKRKRKSKDNRVKRRKAKFSNFLNQESYVKETDNASGEDVGGLRPSHASSFVNLNDHVNGKSSSHSVHVKESTPHSTMQRNKEKEKENEKTHGPVNSFVQSQEEAVSDDLEETHKSIIDISEKFKDDSRYNGLFDMEIDFVDLHFFNIILDLIPKDSEYHKYYENTFKQKVMEHINKLKTLIDSCISEKEQMIMLKHEINYGGTKSIETETLDEKERKLSEISKAYDNHIKSYREGLKPEINDIKNNAFSALKNSYCKENCVEYVQKYNTMRKNYITNAGKYQMKTYIYIPKSINDYSVIDKMLSEAKELKIDIEGTANSLKLLGEDIDEFSHLYKINRSLVDDAAKTLESINEEEESTQIDAQKFENNSKLLTNNYCIFEHIRKLNEPIKKTYESLIKKSNELLSSIIDTFGKSATALYKSTFDERKCYKFKTDSDKVKEEAEEICERTEKIYYEIPDDEGDKINIFYELIYPMKQYKDEIVNNSEFISNRYENIYENVKQTYEKELNDIGKLENNTVKVDLYVLQIRKINTQKTRIDESSETLGKYYEKILESKTKIYDLKIEFEKRLAKINRLQAVKSARALKEEKIKAMLEKMAKKAHYLKELLSLKEKSNVYLTEMNELLNTGSYDNLDGFSANEKARNDINALFNSVYRENMNKLIEEVENFVTKNKETTVEMPDEAVEKKLQDAKETFAKLDFVSDNRLTDVYIKMSAEVAYAEEIKKGIAQKQLENVHKKMKKFSDSFATIFDSLQNRMKQYNREKDAIENHKKNRSEKEEEYFNKVNVDEDLPKEQANVQEYTKHKQNFSRQEGEISAEITHMREVTNEIQSQLNYYGVFEKYFSIVDDQNEVSRVKILKEEIISDSLSDKVKQYEIEFKEKTSAVANIVSNIQSLNMAIDSHKRLNGSINNCNKYNEDIAVLRNKIKALQEELQKEITETEGDEVVGENTTAFLLKGLRDKMGKINEELNENKLNSLDTKKEDLLKFYSESKSKIHLSKDQNGPEDLLNRIDEWEDIKKEVGELNVNYEMISKNKVTLFKNNSVTYIEAMHSNINNIIHSITSNKNEILKSVDAIENKLNLVEQNEDYKKVSNPEKEKQIEEIRGSMSKLKELIDQHVGKMAELGNTSNSLKVNAKEKENEHNLEELNKIKRQMRDIYEQLKKISEQLKEGTVNELKEANEKVNNVELEYEKNVIEHILRQITVEKDKARKGVEGMNSLKTKIENLIHKTSNESKNELVTTSIKQHLEKANEYKNLIERNEEESINLKENAKKLETLDGVKELVQQVNMHLQSAIQSNAGISKEMNELKGVNELLISTNYSSILEYIKKNTNESVRYSELVNEEFTKAEGEEKKVIANFVEAEKLKEQIVKDLDYNDIDNKVKEIDGIKREILKMKDSAFTFWEESEKYKKMCSSYLENTKEGKKKIEYLKINGDGGKANITESQMEEVGGYVGKHEEAFKKVVEQVDKTKRLYESVLVYVTKMDNLFNQSLMKEVKVKCEKKNDEAEQIFSKIETVHGRIKAQVIESEGKIEELKEKGKIERNESTQLNDISTEAYLQIDNCRKQLDTVLSNTERVKQNALQYFNAADKSMKSVLPIRELDGENSIDKVKAAKESYEKNLETVKNEMSHIDMEEGNMNGIDKTITEIENDLLKWKIKYKEGLLKAIKEDADKKKNNFELVRSEINALINPSMSIFIKFKLKEYDMTNDLNNYGVKMNDIHAEFTKSYNLMETHLSKAANESVTLEEAQSLMEQAKEQNQHLIKREEEAITLLNDIKKVESSKLLNEMMKKVNAEYEGMTRHHGTVSQYVQEMKEVVNQMKTLNDINQCSSRLDDVVSKAKKVNESNQGDYTRDAKSMYGSMVTLANYFLSDYAKISSGMEFNEEMKSKYKTDLELEIFSVLSKSNEVLKKIEQNSNDVIEKQRESEQLVKDATDIYNVVKVKNEFNGRLEEVKNREKVISQKIMEALERLRQVEGIKCHFENFDTLLESTYELENLKKMVTIYQEKKSDAPTESALQEMDNDMKTYSNSIKELEGIVLSPMEYKEDIAKLEKTNDEMGKIIVNIRIIDSKVMDMNSTIDELYKLGKNCQSHWIAQFSYSANMETSKKSIMINKQKENTKKCIDYIGTNSSSIDNYVETLKTFYDNKLTFDNTSENVKNAKTYSVNFAKHEKESSKMISYIKKELYSFHQDSDIKIVEGKMQNILVLYDKLSDEKGKMDDLYINISETKLKQMEHSSDVFKPVIELHKSMNETNNKSLLEKQEKLKSVEDNLRHMEDEMIKSGLKYTSESVGNINKIYDRIEAEVKKLEEIDVGNSDNSQNVEEYKKQFSTLIDRTNTLMNDIEIFKKENNYNLMEENTESIDKINDYIEKITNKLANTKTEYEKTLENIKQNFDMQQNIVLKKKSIIEFSENVKKKKESIINSLYEQVELHKIEGKLDLIKSSVRDILSTGDDINEKMKRMSENIQEKKSKLEKHISIGDLDREADKIKKDVKEIEDETEGLNILLRAANGYRAEMDVIFKKMSSDRNPSAYKSAEERMNEASKIIQEIKDTIQGIDQLVKDSQNILSEINHKKSPGGRGNTGGALRNSEKSKNGRGASLQAGRKNNDPMHIEITDPEGSIGEGKESESHTTDGLTHDADEDYTSSVKGAHGLEDEETTLPTDQSEVNDATLQGHDSTGSDDLDMHAENTQDDTYEDTSYSSNPISIVLNRTFDSNKVKYAGAFILLFTSGVIGAIMANRKDDEEEENNGEEEDEGFEVKKNINVENKEEVIDVCFVDSDY, encoded by the exons ATGAAAGGTGGGATTTACCTAGCAGCGGTTCTTTACCTGTTCAACTATTTAG GAACAGGGCACGGAGAAAATGCAGAAGAAGACATAAGTAAAAGCGAAGGGAAAGTAAACTTCTTTTCGCTGAATTCTAATTtaaagagaaagagaaagtCGAAAGATAATAgggtgaaaagaagaaaggcgAAATTTTCTAACTTCCTAAACCAAGAATCGTATGTTAAAGAAACAGATAACGCAAGTGGGGAAGATGTCGGAGGATTACGTCCGTCTCATGCTTCATCGTTCGTTAACTTAAATGATCATGTCAATGGAAAAAGTTCATCACACAGCGTTCATGTAAAAGAAAGTACGCCACATAGTACTATGCAAAggaacaaggaaaaggaaaaagaaaatgagaaaacaCACGGTCCTGTAAATTCTTTTGTACAAAGTCAAGAAGAGGCAGTATCAGACGATTTGGAGGAAACCCACAAATCTATAATTGATATAAGCGAGAAATTCAAGGATGATAGTAGGTATAACGGATTGTTTGACATGGAGATTGATTTTGTTgacctacatttttttaatataattctGGACCTGATTCCAAAGGACAGTGAATACCATAAATATTATGAGAACACATTTAAACAAAAAGTTATGGAACACATAAATAAGTTAAAAACGTTAATAGATTCATGCATATctgaaaaggaacaaatgatCATGTTAAAACATGAGATTAATTATGGAGGGACGAAGTCTATAGAAACAGAAACGTtagatgaaaaggaaaggaagctCTCGGAAATATCTAAAGCCTATGATAATCATATAAAATCGTATAGGGAAGGATTGAAACCCGAAATAAatgatataaaaaataatgcctTCTCAGCTTTGAAAAATTCCTACTGTAAGGAAAATTGTGTGgaatatgtgcaaaaatataatacaatgaggaaaaattatataacaAATGCAGGAAAGTATCAAATGAAgacgtatatatacattccgAAGAGCATTAACGATTATAGTGTGATAGATAAAATGTTATCAGAAGCTAAAGAACTCAAGATAGACATTGAGGGAACTGCTAATTCGCTGAAATTGTTAGGAGAAGATATCGATGAATTTTCCCACTTGTATAAAATTAACCGTAGTTTAGTTGACGATGCAGCCAAAACCTTAGAATccataaatgaagaagaggagtcTACCCAAATAGATgcacaaaaatttgaaaataattCCAAATTGCTAACAAACAACTACTGCATTTTTGAACACATAAGAAAACTTAACGAgccaattaaaaaaacatatgaaagtttaataaaaaaatctaATGAACTACTTTCTAGCATTATAGACACCTTCGGAAAGAGTGCTACTGCGCTGTACAAGTCGACATTTGATGAAAGGAAGTGCTATAAATTTAAAACCGATTCAGATAAAGTGAAAGAAGAGGCTGAAGAAATATGCGAAAGAACTGAAAAGATATACTACGAAATTCCAGATGATGAGGGTGACAAGATAAACATCTTTTATGAACTTATCTACCCAATGAAACAATATAAAGATGAGATAGTAAACAATTCAGAGTTCATTTCCAATAgatatgaaaatatatacgaaaACGTAAAACAAACGTATGAAAAGGAATTAAATGATATAGGGAAACTAGAAAACAACACAGTTAAAGTAGATTTGTATGTGCTGCAAATAAGAAAGATTAACACTCAGAAAACCAGAATAGATGAAAGTTCCGAAACATTGGGGAAATAttacgaaaaaatattagaatcaaaaacaaaaatatatgatcTGAAAatagaatttgaaaaaaggctTGCGAAAATAAATCGATTACAGGCTGTGAAATCTGCCCGTGcattaaaggaagaaaagatcaAAGCTATGTTAGAAAAGATGGCGAAAAAGGCGCATTATTTAAAAGAACTTCTCTCCTTAAAAGAGAAATCAAATGTGTACTTGACCGAAATGAATGAATTGCTTAACACAGGATCGTATGACAATTTGGACGGGTTTAGCGCTAATGAGAAGGCGAGGAATGATATTAATGCTCTATTTAATTCTGTGTATagggaaaatatgaataaactCATCgaagaagtggaaaattttgtaaccaaaaataaagagaCCACTGTGGAGATGCCGGATGAAGCAGTAGAAAAGAAGCTACAGGATGCCAAAGAAACTTTTGCTAAATTAGATTTTGTTAGCGATAACCGGCTGACAGATGTGTACATCAAAATGAGTGCAGAAGTGGCTTATGCTGAAGAgatcaaaaaaggaattgcGCAAAAACAATTGGAAAATGTTCAtaagaagatgaaaaaattttcggaTTCATTTGCCACAATATTTGATTCGTTACAAAACAGAATGAAGCAGTACAATCGGGAGAAAGATGCAATAGAaaaccataaaaaaaatagatccgaaaaggaggaggaatattttaataaagtAAATGTAGATGAAGATCTGCCCAAGGAACAAGCAAACGTGCAAGAATACACTAAACATAAGCAAAATTTTTCCAGACAGGAAGGTGAAATATCCGCCGAAATTACCCACATGAGGGAAGTGACAAATGAAATTCAGAGCCAATTAAACTATTATGgtgtttttgaaaaatatttttccatcgTTGATGATCAAAATGAAGTTTCAAgagttaaaattttaaaggaagaaatcaTTAGTGATAGCTTGAGCGATAAAGTGAAACAGTACGAGATAGAATTCAAGGAGAAAACCAGTGCAGTGGCAAATATAGTGTCAAATATTCAAAGTTTAAATATGGCAATAGATTCACATAAACGCTTAAATGGTAGCATAAATAACTGCAATAAATATAACGAAGATATTGCTGTTTtgagaaacaaaataaaagctCTACAAGAAGAGTTACAAAAGGAAATTACCGAAACGGAGGGCGACGAAGTGGTGGGAGAAAATACCACTGCGTTCCTTTTAAAAGGTTTAAgggacaaaatgggaaagataAACGAAGAATTGAACGAGAATAAACTAAACAGTTTAGACACTAAGAAAGAAGATCTTCTGAAATTTTACTCAGAATCGAAGTCTAAAATTCATTTGAGCAAGGACCAAAACGGGCCAGAAGATCTGTTGAATAGAATTGATGAATGGGAGGAcatcaaaaaggaagtagGCGAACTAAACGTTAATTACGAGATGATTagcaaaaataaagttaCGCTATTTAAAAACAACTCTGTTACTTATATAGAGGCAATGCATAGCAATATAAACAACATTATTCACAGTATAACGAGTAATAAGAATGAAATTCTGAAGTCCGTAGATGCAATAGAGAATAAGCTAAACCTCGTTGAACAGAATGAAGATTATAAAAAGGTTAGCAATccagaaaaggagaaacaaatagaagaaataaggGGATCCATGAGCAAACTCAAGGAATTAATCGACCAACACGTCGGAAAAATGGCCGAACTGGGGAACACATCAAACAGTTTGAAGGTGAATGccaaggaaaaggaaaacgaacaCAATCTGGAAGAACTAAATAAGATAAAGAGACAAATGAGGGATATCTATGAACAACTAAAAAAGATATCGGAAcaattaaaggaaggaacagtaAACGAATTGAAAGAAGCAAACGAAAAAGTAAACAATGTGGAATTAGAATATGAGAAGAACGTTATTGAGCACATTTTAAGACAGATTACAGTAGAAAAAGACAAAGCTCGAAAGGGTGTTGAAGGAATGAATTCTCTCAAAACTAAAATTGAAAACTTGATACATAAAACAAGTAATGAatcaaaaaatgaattagtTACGACGAGTATTAAACAGCATTTAGAGAAGGCAAATGAGTATAAAAATCTAAtagaaagaaatgaagaagaatcaattaatttgaaggaaaatgcgaaaaaacTGGAGACATTGGATGGAGTGAAAGAACTAGTTCAACAGGTCAACATGCATTTGCAGAGTGCTATACAAAGCAATGCTGGTATAAGCAAAGAGATGAATGAACTTAAGGGCGTTAACGAATTGTTGATATCAACGAATTATAGTAGCATtttagaatatataaaaaaaaataccaacgAATCTGTCCGTTATAGTGAGCTAGTCAATGAGGAATTTACAAAAGCTGAaggtgaagagaaaaaggtaaTAGCCAATTTTGTGGAGGCAGAGAAGTTAAAGGAGCAAATTGTCAAAGATTTGGACTACAATGACATAGATAATAAGGTAAAAGAAATTGATGGAATCAAAAGAGAAATTTTAAAGATGAAAGATAGTGCATTTACATTTTGGGAAGAGTcagaaaagtataaaaaaatgtgctctTCATATTTGGAAAATACTAAAGAGGGTAAGAAGAAAATCgagtatttaaaaattaatggGGATGGAGGAAAAGCCAACATAACGGAGAGCCAAATGGAGGAGGTAGGTGGCTATGTTGGCAAACATGAGGAGGCCTTTAAAAAAGTGGTCGAGCAGGTAGACAAAACTAAACGTTTATATGAATCTGTCCTAGTATATGTAACTAAGATGGACAACCTGTTTAACCAATCCTTAATGAAAGAAGTGAAAGTgaagtgtgaaaaaaagaatgatgaGGCGGAGCAAATATTCAGCAAAATAGAAACAGTACATGGCAGAATTAAAGCGCAAGTGATTGAgagcgaaggaaaaatagaagaattgaaggaaaaaggtaaaattgAGAGAAATGAATCAACACAGCTTAACGATATTTCCACGGAGGCGTATTTACAAATAGATAATTGCAGAAAGCAGCTTGACACCGTTTTATCAAACACTGAAAGAGTGAAACAAAATGCGCTTCAATATTTTAATGCGGCCGATAAATCAATGAAGTCCGTTTTGCCTATACGTGAACTGGATGGCGAAAATTCCATAGATAAAGTAAAAGCGGCTAAGGAAAGTTATGAGAAAAATTTGGAAAccgttaaaaatgaaatgagtCATATCGatatggaagaaggaaatatgaaCGGCATAGATAAAACAATAACTGAAATAGAAAATGACTTGCTAAAATGGAAgataaaatataaagaaggatTACTGAAAGCGATTAAGGAAGATGCggataagaagaaaaataatttcgaATTAGTACGAAGCGAAATAAACGCCTTGATCAATCCAAGCATgtctatttttattaaattcaAATTAAAGGAATATGACATGACTAACGATTTAAATAATTATGGTGTTAAAATGAATGACATTCATGCAGAATTTACCAAATCGTACAATTTGATGGAAACGCATTTGTCCAAGGCTGCAAATGAATCGGTGACATTAGAGGAGGCCCAAAGTTTAATGGAACAagcaaaggaacaaaatcaACATCTAATAAAAAGAGAGGAGGAAGCGATAACACTTCTGAATGATATTAAAAAGGTGGAATCGTCAAAACTGCTGAATgaaatgatgaaaaaggtGAATGCCGAATATGAAGGTATGACAAGACATCATGGTACCGTTAGTCAGTATGTACAGGAGATGAAGGAAGTTGTTAATCAGATGAAAACATTGAATGATATAAACCAATGTTCGAGTAGGCTAGATGATGTAGTAAGTAAAGCTAAAAAGGTTAACGAGTCTAATCAGGGCGACTATACGAGAGACGCAAAAAGCATGTATGGAAGTATGGTAACTCTGGCAAATTATTTCCTGAGCGATTATGCTAAAATTTCATCAGGAATGGAATTCAATGAGGAAATGAAATCTAAATATAAGACAGATCTAGagttggaaatattttcggTCTTATCAAAATCGAATGAagtcttaaaaaaaattgaacagaaTTCAAATGATGTAATAGAAAAACAAAGAGAAAGTGAACAGCTAGTTAAGGATGCTActgatatatataatgtagtaaaagtaaaaaatgaatttaacGGAAGGTTGGAAGAAGTCAAGAACAGAGAAAAGGTCATTTCGCAAAAGATAATGGAAGCATTAGAAAGGTTGAGGcaagtggaaggaataaaatgcCACTTTGAAAATTTCGATACGTTACTAGAAAGTACATACGAGcttgaaaatttaaagaaaatggTTACCATCTATCAGGAGAAGAAGAGCGATGCGCCGACGGAATCAGCGCTGCAAGAAATGGACAACGATATGAAAACATATAGTAACTCCATAAAAGAGTTAGAAGGAATAGTCTTATCACCCATGGAATATAAAGAAGACATtgcaaaattggaaaaaaccAATgacgaaatgggaaaaattattgtaaatataagaataataGATTCAAAGGTTATGGATATGAACTCAACTATTGATGAGTTGTACAAGTTGGGAAAAAACTGTCAATCCCACTGGATTGCCCAATTCAGCTATTCTGCGAATATGGAAACCTCCAAAAAATCAATAATGATTAATAAACAAAAGGAGAACACTAAAAAGTGTATAGACTATATTGGAACTAATTCATCCTCCATTGATAATTATGTCGAAACGTTGAAAACGTTTTACGATAATAAGCTTACATTTGACAACACATccgaaaatgtgaagaatgcAAAGACATATTCCGTGAACTTCGCAAAACATGAAAAAGAGTCTTCAAAAATGATAagttatataaaaaaggaattatatTCATTCCATCAAGATAGTGATATTAAAAttgtagaaggaaaaatgcagAATATTTTGGTACTTTATGATAAACTGAGcgacgaaaaaggaaaaatggatgaTTTGTACATAAATATCAGTGAAACTAAACTGAAGCAAATGGAGCACAGTTCTGATGTGTTTAAGCCCGTCATAGAATTACACAAAAGCATGAATGAAACGAATAATAAGTCTCTATTGGAAAAACAGGAGAAACTAAAAAGCGTGGAAGACAACCTTCGCCATATGGAAGATGAGATGATTAAGAGTGGCCTTAAGTACACCTCAGAAAGTGTGGGAAATATTAACAAGATATATGACCGTATTGAAGCTGAAGTGAAAAAGTTGGAAGAAATTGACGTCGGCAATAGCGATAATTCCCAAAATGTGGAAGAGTACAAGAAgcaattttccactttaaTCGACAGAACGAACACCCTAATGAATGACAtcgaaattttcaaaaaggaaaacaattaCAATTTAATGGAAGAAAACACAGAATCTATAGATAAAATAAACGACTATATAGAAAAGATCACCAATAAGCTAGCAAATACAAAAACGGAGTATGAGAAGACcctggaaaatataaaacaaaacTTTGATATGCAACAGAATATtgttctgaaaaaaaaaagtattatcGAATTCTCTGAAAAcgtaaagaagaagaaagaatctATAATAAATAGTCTATATGAACAGGTAGAATTGCACAAAATAGAGGGAAAATTAGATCTTATTAAGAGTAGCGTGAGAGATATACTGAGTACTGGTGATGatattaatgaaaaaatgaaaaggatgTCTGAAAATAttcaagagaaaaaaagcaaactgGAGAAACATATTTCTATTGGTGATTTGGACAGAGAAGcggacaaaataaagaaggatgTTAAGGAAATAGAAGATGAGACTGAAGGACTTAATATTCTTTTAAGAGCTGCTAATGGGTACAGGGCAGAGATGGACGTGATATTCAAAAAGATGTCTTCAGATAGAAATCCCAGCGCATATAAATCTGCAGAAGAACGCATGAATGAAGCAAGTAAAATAATTCAGGAAATAAAAGATACGATTCAAGGAATAGATCAACTAGTAAAGGATAGTCAAAACATATTATCGGAAAtaaatcataaaaaaagtcCTGGAGGAAGGGGGAATACAGGTGGGGCTTTGAGAAATAGTgaaaagagtaaaaatggaaggggggCAAGTCTGCAAgcagggagaaaaaataatgatccCATGCATATTGAAATAACTGATCCGGAAGGATCCATcggtgaaggaaaagaatcaGAATCGCATACAACAGACGGTTTAACACACGATGCAGATGAAGATTATACTAGCTCGGTAAAAGGGGCACATGGATTAGAAGATGAGGAAACTACTTTACCCACCGATCAAAGCGAGGTGAATGACGCTACCCTTCAAGGGCATGACAGTACCGGAAGTGATGATCTTGATATGCATGCGGAGAACACCCAGGATGATACCTATGAAGATACGTCATATTCCAGTAATCCAATAAGTATTGTTTTGAATAGAACGTTTGATTCTAATAAAGTCAAATATGCGGGAGCATTCATTTTACTCTTTACGAGCGGCGTTATAGGGGCTATTATGGCAAATAGGAAAGatgacgaagaggaagaaaataatggcGAGGAAGAGGATGAGGGGTTTGAAGTTAAAAAGAACATTAACGTagaaaacaaagaagaagtcaTTGATGTTTGTTTTGTTGATTCtgattattaa
- a CDS encoding Tryptophan-rich antigen has product MKVAFIILYIFSVLLDLSLAVGNLKDFLDGSAKEIEGLTHVTLNDTSEGTEKVEEWVKDEWREWMDEMQMDWNEFNNYLESEKNKWFGKKEKEMIKFIKSIEDIWLHFNENMNEMLSYGILRNSLMWTFSEWQERINNDGKRIIEDQWDNWTTSNQTLYYKLIMKEWFKWKNKKIKQWLKRNWLHHEGRILENWERMPYTKILAMSEKKPWFNSNAQIINEQDSLLNWIKKKEDFLVSEERNKWKNWEYYKNNFFQKWMDSFLSHLLNLKKQDIFKSISNFRNPPPRNLKLYLSGYLNDGVSVPQNTKHIMLSYFKPFSAVPRLILALFLLSLFFCSNEASAAFRAVLDQSISYLSNALESAQQPETRSDQWRQNEWNKWEDKLEEEWEEFDENLEEEKDELLKMNEEEWGPWFEEIKKKWTTNFGKNLDDEYKLEVLKESLYWNEVTWKTWIKTEGRAFIQKDLVKWIASKESYLYRWVSKEWTEWKNEKIQEWFNSKWKREENEYWTKWEKKFKQSKNSSKMINSKDHEKWLKWKETTQHELNNWHEWAEFKDNIYINSDWAKWKQWKNTKRTLFYDWVDSYVYKWIREQQWTALIDEIKELVPLKNE; this is encoded by the exons ATGAAAGTTGCTTTCATTATTCTGTATATATTTAGCGTTCTATTAGATTTATCCCTGGCGGTCGGCAATTTAAAGGATTTCCTCGAT GGATCAGCAAAAGAAATTGAAGGACTCACACATGTTACATTAAACGACACATCGGAAGGGacagaaaaagtggaagaatggGTCAAGGACGAATGGCGCGAATGGATGGACGAAATGCAAATGGACTGGAATGAATTCAACAACTACCTcgaaagcgaaaaaaacaagtggtttggaaaaaaagaaaaggaaatgataaaatttaTCAAGTCCATAGAAGACATATGGCTCCATTTTAatgaaaatatgaatgaaaTGCTTAGTTATGGCATTTTAAGAAATTCCTTAATGTGGACCTTCTCTGAGTGGCAAGAACGGATTAACAATGATGGCAAACGTATTATAGAAGACCAATGGGATAACTGGACCACTTCAAATCAAACACTTTACTATAAATTAATTATGAAAGAATGgtttaaatggaaaaacaaaaaaattaaacagtGGCTTAAACGTAACTGGTTACACCATGAAGGTAGAATTTTAGAAAATTGGGAGCGTATGCCATACACTAAAATTTTAGCTATGTCTGAGAAAAAACCCTGGTTCAATTCGAATGCACAAATCATTAATGAACAGGACTCCTTGCTCAACTGgattaagaaaaaggaagatttcTTAGTAAGCGAAGAACGCaataagtggaaaaattGGGAATACTACAAGAACAATTTCTTTCAGAAGTGGATGGACTCCTTTCTTAGCCACTTgctaaatttaaaaaaacaggaTATATT CAAGAGCATTAGCAATTTCCGTAACCCCCCCCCAAGGAATTTAAAG TTGTATTTAAGTGGCTACTTGAATGATGGTGTAAGTGTACCAC AAAATACGAAGCACATTATGTTGTCATACTTCAAACCTTTCTCCGCCGTTCCAAGACTAATCCTTgccttatttttactttctctatttttctgttcaaatGAAGCCTCAGCA GCTTTTAGGGCGGTTCTGGACCAATCTATAAGTTACCTATCCAATGCATTAGAAAGTGCACAACAACCAGAAACAAGATCAGACCAATGGAGacaaaatgaatggaatAAGTGGGAAGATAAACTCGAAGAAGAATGGGAAGAATTCGATGAAAatttagaagaagaaaaggatgaactgctcaaaatgaatgaagaagaatgGGGACCATGGTTCGaagaaatcaaaaaaaaatggacaacaaATTTCGGGAAAAATTTAGATGACGAATATAAATTGGAAGTTTTAAAAGAATCTTTATATTGGAATGAAGTGACTTGGAAAACATGGAttaaaacagaaggaagagcatTTATACAAAAAGATTTGGTAAAATGGATTGCTTCAAAAGAGTCCTATTTATATCGATGGGTTTCAAAAGAATGGAccgaatggaaaaatgaaaaaattcaagaATGGTTCAACAGTAAATGGAAGcgtgaagaaaatgaatactggacgaaatgggaaaagaaattcaAGCAATCAAAAAATTCATCCAAAATGATAAATTCAAAAGATCACGAGAAGTGGCTCAAGTGGAAAGAAACAACGCAGCACGAACTTAACAATTGGCATGAATGGGCAGAGTTTAAAGATAACATTTATATAAACTCGGACTGGGCGAAATGGAAGCAGTGGAAAAATACGAAACGGACGTTGTTTTACGATTGGGTGGATTCTTATGTGTACAAATGGATAAGGGAACAGCAGTGGACTGCTTTAATagatgaaataaaagaattagTTCCTCTCAAAAATGAGTGA